In Leptospira saintgironsiae, one genomic interval encodes:
- a CDS encoding sugar transferase — translation MKRILEFSLALIALVVFFPVVLGIFLLISVFDPGPVFFLQERIGLGKKVFRIWKFRTLKDGVPTRIGLFLRSTGLDELPQIWNIIKGDMSIVGPRPLTSQDIARLGWGVEGLDRRWAVRPGITGLSQLYSGRGSKYSLCFDLSYLKRRSFILDFKIIRLTLVMNLFGKKRIRNLLWTLLQKRDRGYFWGNWAKHFKKNADRPYPIVQEQVIGFIPQKRLPVAKSLAIFQLGEAGEGRIAKDIDHVHIYGVDPNYREALKLFVKEEGRHARILGDCVRALRGELIQSNWTEKLFHFGRRLLGTRLKLMVLLVAEVIGICFYKKIAEKIPFGSVKNALLHIAADEEKHLIFHSTFFRMRLKNPITRFLFKIMWRFLSFVACVSVLMDHRKTFKALEIPVKDCYLQFKNISRNTERKILQTFFA, via the coding sequence ATGAAACGAATTTTAGAATTTTCTTTGGCTTTAATTGCTCTGGTTGTATTTTTCCCGGTTGTATTAGGGATCTTTTTACTGATTTCTGTTTTTGATCCAGGTCCTGTTTTCTTCCTACAAGAAAGGATCGGTTTAGGAAAGAAGGTATTTAGGATCTGGAAATTCAGGACCTTAAAGGATGGAGTTCCCACAAGGATAGGTTTGTTTTTGAGAAGTACAGGTTTGGATGAACTTCCTCAGATCTGGAATATTATAAAGGGAGATATGAGTATTGTAGGCCCAAGGCCATTGACTTCACAAGATATTGCGAGGTTAGGTTGGGGAGTAGAAGGTTTAGACAGAAGATGGGCCGTTCGTCCTGGGATCACAGGGCTTTCTCAATTGTATTCAGGAAGGGGCTCCAAATATTCTCTTTGTTTTGATCTTTCTTATCTTAAAAGAAGGAGTTTTATCTTAGATTTCAAGATCATACGTTTGACCTTAGTAATGAATCTTTTCGGCAAGAAAAGAATTAGAAATTTATTATGGACTCTTCTTCAAAAGCGGGACCGAGGTTATTTTTGGGGAAATTGGGCGAAACATTTCAAAAAAAATGCAGATCGCCCTTATCCTATCGTTCAAGAGCAGGTAATCGGTTTTATTCCTCAAAAGAGGCTTCCTGTAGCTAAATCTCTTGCAATCTTTCAGTTGGGAGAAGCGGGAGAAGGTAGGATCGCAAAAGATATCGATCATGTACATATCTACGGAGTGGATCCAAATTATAGAGAAGCACTAAAACTTTTTGTAAAAGAAGAAGGTAGACATGCGCGTATTTTAGGAGATTGCGTCCGTGCATTAAGAGGAGAACTGATCCAAAGTAACTGGACTGAAAAACTTTTTCATTTTGGAAGAAGGCTTTTAGGAACTAGACTCAAGCTAATGGTGCTACTCGTCGCAGAAGTGATTGGAATTTGTTTTTATAAGAAGATTGCAGAGAAAATCCCATTTGGTTCCGTTAAAAATGCACTTTTACATATCGCAGCAGATGAAGAAAAACATCTCATCTTTCATTCTACATTTTTTAGGATGAGGCTTAAGAATCCGATCACTCGGTTCCTTTTTAAGATCATGTGGAGATTCCTTTCTTTTGTGGCTTGCGTATCTGTCTTAATGGATCATCGCAAAACATTCAAAGCATTAGAAATTCCTGTTAAAGATTGCTATTTACAGTTCAAAAATATTTCCAGAAACACGGAGAGAAAAATCCTCCAGACATTTTTCGCCTAA
- a CDS encoding LEA type 2 family protein has product MIQKISLHAYIGITLVTNLLFGCAQLQNVDLKKVKEKIEDLDRPAFILEKVSIAEINLSEIKLRVDSKVKNPYPIALPATNLEMNILIEGQQFTKAKTKIPTVGGNSNKPVPVDLTFAYNDLAELYKKVPGKIDLVVKVQGVVSLPIPEKYRSIAGAASLDFPFEEERKIPAVLPDIEIRNFKIIKPDPSTILSSAGTEDLAKKATTFLDTLLGPQKKSPGSAVAAGLSALDLKVDTEFQIVLKNRATSRLQFSEFEFELTLEKEKFLTGQPVRIENQGQESILSVRTSFPLGTVTQGIANAVSKRSAAFRLNGKATTEAPEIGTGPVQFKFDKSGSFSWN; this is encoded by the coding sequence ATGATCCAAAAAATTTCCTTACATGCCTATATTGGAATTACTCTAGTAACAAACCTTCTATTCGGTTGTGCTCAATTACAAAATGTTGATTTAAAAAAAGTAAAAGAAAAGATCGAGGACTTAGATAGACCTGCCTTTATCTTAGAAAAAGTTTCCATCGCAGAAATCAATTTGTCTGAGATCAAACTTAGAGTTGATTCTAAAGTAAAAAATCCGTATCCTATTGCGTTGCCAGCCACCAATCTTGAGATGAATATCTTGATTGAAGGCCAACAATTTACGAAGGCAAAAACCAAAATCCCAACCGTTGGTGGGAATTCCAACAAACCAGTTCCAGTAGATCTAACGTTTGCATATAATGATCTGGCAGAACTTTACAAAAAAGTTCCAGGAAAGATAGACCTAGTAGTCAAAGTGCAAGGAGTTGTATCACTTCCTATTCCTGAAAAATATAGATCCATTGCAGGTGCTGCATCACTCGACTTTCCATTCGAAGAAGAAAGAAAAATCCCTGCAGTTCTTCCGGACATAGAGATCCGAAATTTTAAAATTATCAAACCGGATCCTTCTACCATTTTGAGTTCCGCTGGCACAGAAGATCTAGCCAAAAAAGCGACAACATTCTTAGACACCTTACTCGGTCCTCAGAAAAAATCACCAGGCTCAGCGGTCGCTGCAGGATTATCAGCACTCGACTTAAAAGTAGACACCGAATTCCAAATCGTATTAAAAAACAGAGCTACATCTAGATTACAATTTTCTGAATTTGAATTTGAGCTCACACTTGAAAAAGAAAAATTCTTAACAGGCCAACCTGTTCGGATCGAAAACCAAGGACAAGAATCTATTCTTAGCGTTCGCACTTCCTTCCCACTCGGAACAGTCACACAAGGAATCGCAAACGCAGTTTCCAAAAGGTCCGCAGCATTCCGACTTAACGGAAAAGCAACCACCGAAGCTCCCGAAATCGGAACGGGTCCTGTCCAATTTAAATTCGACAAATCCGGTTCTTTTAGCTGGAATTAA
- a CDS encoding efflux RND transporter permease subunit — protein sequence MNIALLSIKRPILITSLVILMLITGVFSLSKMGVDLFPDVNIPVVTVTTIYPGAGPEEIEELISKPLEEELSSIAGLKKITSRNQEGVSVVLGEFTLSTDIKYAEQQFRDKTASVRPKLPDGIKEPKVVRFDPADQPIIRLAVFADLNQAKMYDLAKETVKAKLEQIAGVGSVRLVGGTRREIQIELDRNKLVSYQMPMVVIANRLKTAGLNVPVGKFDSGAKETSYRTLGRYETLSQIENTIVSFGGDVGNSVLIKQLGIVRDGTEDEETLGYLWASKSDEVEEEDVGLLTHPITWLTQIPKRVKRLFGGKKSEVVEKELKPALFIDVYKQSGANTVAVADEVLKRIDKLNADIQPLEGKPKIRLIRDGSRWIRYNVEDVTEAIVLGILLAVITVYFFLGNLRSTIITGLALPNSLLGAFIIMWIMGFTINVMTLLALSLAVGLLVDDAIVVRENIFRKLEEGATVMEAAEKGTMEVALAVIGTSLTVIAVFFPVGFLSGIVGQFFKQFGLTVVFAMIISLFDGLFVAPMLSAYFAGKLTHDKKNAAVEAFDRFQTWLEKIYTITMRYALAHPGKIILLTFLIFILSFVSCAFVKKTFLPANDQGEFMVTLDLPPGTSLQGTKDVSDKVLAELQKFPEMDKIAITIGKPDGGEPNTAILAIALVSSKKRSRDTTSVKEDIRKMLKAYDYARPAVSDYSAVGGGVQYPFQLVLKGNNLEEVEAYSKKVIERLKGIKDLADIDSDFRGGKPEYQIVLDNSKMQLVGVLPGVAGSELRYQIAGDQVSKFYDKGIEYEVRMRLGHDQRNLRAAYNQTKVPNIANRLIPLAAISTGKENLGPSRINRIDRARAVVMNANLAPGGAIGTAMEEATKILTKEIPPPPGVRFNFQGQSEDLKELFLNIIVAFGLALIFIYLVLASLYESFITPITILFAIPPAISGAFFALFLTGEMLNIFSMIGLILLMGLVAKNSILLVDYAMQAVRERGITRDEAIFEAGLVRLRPILMTSIAMIMGTVPIALGLGEAAKSRTAMGIAIIGGLILSTLVTLIVVPSIFGGIDKFREWIEGKFRPDMTATIHSEGGGHSGSAAVSTNHSQPSLSEWAQDVESKPKKGTSSKKKK from the coding sequence TTGAATATCGCGCTCCTCTCTATTAAACGTCCCATTCTTATTACCAGTCTTGTGATCCTAATGTTGATCACCGGTGTCTTCTCTCTTAGCAAGATGGGAGTGGATCTTTTTCCGGATGTAAATATCCCGGTGGTGACTGTAACTACGATCTATCCGGGAGCAGGTCCGGAAGAGATTGAGGAATTGATCTCTAAACCTTTAGAAGAAGAACTTTCTTCCATTGCAGGTTTGAAAAAGATCACTTCTCGTAACCAGGAAGGTGTTTCCGTAGTTTTAGGTGAATTTACTCTTTCTACCGACATCAAATATGCTGAGCAACAGTTTAGAGATAAGACTGCATCAGTTCGTCCCAAACTTCCGGACGGAATCAAAGAACCTAAAGTAGTTCGTTTCGACCCTGCTGACCAGCCGATCATTCGTTTGGCGGTGTTTGCTGATTTGAATCAGGCAAAAATGTACGATTTAGCCAAAGAAACCGTTAAGGCTAAGTTAGAACAAATTGCTGGTGTTGGTTCTGTTCGATTAGTCGGTGGAACTCGAAGAGAGATCCAAATCGAATTAGATAGAAATAAATTAGTTTCTTATCAAATGCCTATGGTGGTCATCGCCAACAGATTAAAAACTGCTGGTTTAAACGTTCCTGTTGGTAAATTCGATTCTGGTGCAAAAGAAACTTCTTATAGAACATTAGGAAGATATGAAACTCTTTCCCAAATTGAGAACACGATCGTTTCCTTCGGAGGAGATGTTGGCAATTCAGTACTCATAAAACAATTAGGGATCGTAAGAGATGGAACCGAAGATGAAGAAACTTTAGGTTATCTTTGGGCTTCCAAAAGTGACGAAGTGGAAGAAGAAGACGTAGGTCTTTTAACTCATCCGATCACTTGGTTAACCCAAATCCCTAAACGTGTCAAAAGACTTTTCGGGGGAAAGAAAAGCGAAGTTGTAGAAAAAGAACTTAAACCTGCATTATTCATCGATGTTTACAAACAATCGGGAGCAAACACCGTAGCAGTTGCGGACGAGGTCTTAAAGAGGATCGATAAGTTAAATGCGGATATCCAACCTCTGGAAGGAAAGCCAAAGATCAGATTGATCCGTGACGGTTCCAGATGGATCCGTTACAACGTAGAAGATGTTACTGAAGCGATCGTTTTAGGGATCCTCCTCGCGGTAATCACCGTTTATTTCTTCTTAGGAAATTTAAGATCTACGATCATTACCGGTCTTGCATTGCCTAACTCCTTATTAGGCGCATTCATCATCATGTGGATCATGGGATTCACGATTAACGTTATGACCTTATTGGCCTTATCTCTCGCAGTGGGGCTACTCGTCGACGACGCCATCGTAGTTAGGGAAAACATCTTCCGTAAATTGGAAGAAGGTGCAACCGTAATGGAAGCCGCAGAAAAAGGAACCATGGAAGTGGCTCTTGCGGTTATTGGAACTTCCTTAACTGTGATCGCGGTATTCTTCCCTGTTGGATTCTTATCAGGTATCGTAGGCCAGTTCTTCAAGCAGTTCGGATTGACTGTGGTTTTTGCCATGATCATTTCACTCTTCGACGGTCTTTTTGTAGCTCCTATGTTGTCCGCTTACTTCGCGGGTAAACTTACACACGATAAAAAGAACGCTGCGGTAGAAGCATTCGATCGTTTCCAAACTTGGTTGGAAAAAATTTATACGATCACAATGCGTTATGCATTGGCTCATCCAGGTAAGATCATACTTCTCACTTTCCTGATTTTCATTCTTTCCTTTGTAAGTTGCGCTTTTGTGAAAAAGACATTCTTACCAGCGAATGATCAAGGTGAATTTATGGTAACTTTGGATCTTCCTCCAGGCACTAGCTTACAAGGAACTAAAGATGTTTCTGATAAGGTTTTAGCAGAACTCCAAAAATTCCCTGAGATGGATAAGATCGCGATTACAATTGGTAAGCCTGATGGTGGAGAGCCAAACACTGCTATATTAGCAATCGCACTTGTTTCTTCCAAAAAAAGATCTAGAGATACTACCTCCGTCAAAGAAGATATCCGAAAAATGTTAAAGGCCTATGATTACGCAAGGCCTGCGGTTTCGGATTATTCTGCTGTGGGAGGCGGAGTCCAGTATCCATTCCAGTTAGTTCTCAAAGGAAACAACTTGGAAGAAGTGGAAGCATATTCTAAAAAAGTAATAGAAAGACTGAAAGGTATCAAAGATCTCGCGGACATCGACTCCGACTTTAGGGGAGGAAAACCTGAATACCAAATTGTTTTAGATAATTCTAAAATGCAATTAGTAGGTGTTCTTCCTGGTGTTGCAGGTTCCGAGTTAAGATACCAAATCGCCGGAGATCAGGTCAGTAAGTTTTACGATAAAGGGATCGAATATGAAGTTCGTATGAGACTCGGGCATGATCAAAGGAACTTAAGAGCAGCATATAACCAAACTAAAGTCCCGAATATCGCAAACAGATTGATCCCTCTGGCAGCGATCAGTACCGGTAAAGAAAACCTAGGTCCTTCTCGAATCAATCGTATTGATAGAGCAAGAGCTGTTGTGATGAACGCAAACCTTGCACCAGGTGGCGCGATCGGAACTGCAATGGAAGAAGCTACTAAAATTCTTACCAAAGAGATTCCTCCTCCTCCAGGAGTTCGTTTTAATTTCCAAGGTCAGTCGGAAGACTTAAAAGAACTATTCTTGAATATCATCGTAGCATTCGGTCTCGCGTTGATATTCATCTATTTGGTTCTTGCATCTCTTTATGAATCTTTCATCACTCCGATCACGATCTTATTCGCAATCCCTCCTGCAATTTCCGGAGCATTCTTCGCTCTGTTCTTAACAGGAGAAATGCTGAATATATTCTCTATGATCGGACTCATTCTACTCATGGGACTCGTTGCCAAAAACTCGATCTTACTCGTGGATTATGCAATGCAGGCAGTGAGAGAAAGAGGTATCACAAGAGACGAAGCAATCTTCGAAGCAGGTCTTGTGAGATTACGTCCGATCTTAATGACATCCATCGCGATGATCATGGGAACTGTTCCAATCGCATTAGGTCTTGGAGAAGCGGCTAAATCCAGAACTGCAATGGGTATCGCGATCATCGGAGGTTTGATCCTTTCGACGTTAGTTACGTTGATCGTCGTTCCGTCTATCTTCGGTGGTATTGACAAGTTCAGAGAATGGATAGAAGGCAAGTTCCGTCCTGATATGACAGCGACCATCCACAGCGAAGGTGGTGGTCATTCCGGAAGTGCCGCTGTCTCTACGAACCATAGTCAACCTTCTTTAAGTGAATGGGCCCAAGATGTGGAGTCCAAACCCAAGAAAGGAACTAGTTCGAAGAAGAAAAAATAA
- a CDS encoding DegT/DnrJ/EryC1/StrS family aminotransferase produces MSAETEVLEKPSRKKTDIEFHKPTLSREDLKTVLEALVEDHLASGSVTHKFEKAFSSTFRTKQVVSANSLTAAYHLSLLALEIQPGDKVAISTFAPLAALDAIFLMQAQPLVVDMGKHSFHMCPERLSSALEDESVKAVVVDHTFGSLADFSKYDFKNRPVIEDFSETVGARTETFTPGKQGKISICGLSIEYLITTGNGALICTDDDSLAKKIRARKEGKDPYPRKEGQPRLDYDMIDYQAALGIEQLSNLGVILERKRKIAQVYLQSIQGSQVGSHFNDPNSETFNRFVIIAPGNYEQVERYFRSLQIGTRRTVAEPIHHILELSNSDFPNGERLYQRGHCIPIYPNLTKDNVQRISQAIRRIY; encoded by the coding sequence ATGAGCGCGGAAACCGAAGTTTTAGAGAAACCAAGCCGGAAAAAGACCGATATCGAATTCCATAAACCGACTCTTTCTCGGGAAGACCTGAAAACCGTTTTAGAGGCGTTGGTAGAAGACCATCTTGCTTCCGGTTCTGTGACTCACAAGTTTGAGAAAGCTTTTTCTTCTACTTTCAGGACTAAACAAGTAGTTTCCGCAAACAGTTTAACTGCTGCGTATCACCTATCCTTATTGGCGCTTGAGATCCAACCTGGAGATAAAGTAGCAATCTCTACATTCGCACCTCTTGCCGCTCTAGATGCAATTTTCTTAATGCAAGCGCAACCTTTGGTTGTGGATATGGGAAAACATTCTTTCCATATGTGCCCTGAAAGATTATCTTCCGCTTTGGAAGATGAATCCGTAAAAGCTGTTGTTGTAGATCATACTTTCGGATCTTTGGCGGACTTCTCCAAATACGATTTCAAAAATCGTCCTGTTATCGAAGATTTTTCAGAAACCGTTGGCGCAAGAACAGAAACTTTCACTCCAGGTAAACAGGGAAAAATTTCTATTTGCGGTCTTTCTATTGAATACCTGATCACTACTGGAAATGGAGCTTTGATCTGTACTGATGATGATTCTTTGGCAAAAAAGATCAGAGCCAGAAAAGAAGGTAAAGATCCTTATCCGCGTAAAGAAGGCCAACCTAGATTAGATTATGATATGATCGATTACCAAGCTGCTTTAGGGATCGAACAATTATCCAATCTTGGTGTGATCTTAGAAAGAAAAAGAAAGATCGCTCAGGTGTATCTGCAATCCATCCAAGGTTCCCAAGTTGGTTCTCATTTTAACGATCCGAATTCTGAAACTTTCAATCGATTTGTGATCATAGCTCCAGGTAATTACGAGCAGGTAGAAAGGTACTTCCGTTCCTTACAAATTGGTACTCGTAGAACTGTTGCAGAACCGATCCATCATATTCTTGAACTTTCTAATTCCGATTTCCCGAACGGGGAAAGATTGTATCAAAGAGGTCATTGCATTCCGATTTATCCTAACTTAACTAAGGATAATGTGCAAAGGATCTCTCAGGCGATTCGCAGAATTTATTAA
- a CDS encoding helix-turn-helix transcriptional regulator, with amino-acid sequence MKEELDKDIDQEIEPREMNPTEYRLLTLLFNFFRFPDGITLSSLRKIMEGFYDNENRDSDRRKLSRDIEELGALGFHIKYYPQKNGKDFVYVLVKDPLSKTLEFSEEELREISALLLRGYSEAPKYELYTAARKIFAGDLEYFPEIPESSEENSEEFGEAAFQILEALKNHTPIRIKYYKTFPEDSYLKEADPIRLIRKGGQDHYLLAYDREEKTKKRFVLPKILSVELLQGDPLYQARGAKKETEEDLITHAGLFPVHEPKNVEWICKEEGLVKAKLFLTGIKYAEEKNKLSFQSTNLEGLLPFLWRWPDAIETVLPEELNSVFRNSVKQISELYEKV; translated from the coding sequence ATGAAAGAAGAACTAGACAAAGATATAGATCAGGAAATCGAGCCGAGGGAGATGAATCCCACAGAGTACAGGCTTCTCACATTATTATTCAATTTTTTCAGATTTCCGGACGGGATCACTTTGAGCTCTCTAAGAAAGATCATGGAGGGATTTTACGATAACGAGAACAGAGACTCCGACAGACGAAAATTATCCAGAGATATAGAAGAGTTAGGCGCCTTAGGATTTCATATTAAATATTATCCGCAAAAGAACGGAAAGGATTTTGTATACGTACTCGTAAAAGATCCACTTTCCAAAACTTTAGAGTTCTCGGAAGAAGAGCTTAGAGAGATATCCGCGTTACTCTTAAGAGGATATTCAGAAGCTCCAAAATATGAACTTTATACCGCTGCTAGAAAAATATTCGCAGGAGATCTAGAATACTTTCCAGAGATACCAGAAAGCTCTGAGGAAAATTCAGAAGAGTTCGGCGAGGCTGCATTTCAAATTTTAGAAGCTCTCAAAAATCATACTCCAATCCGAATTAAATATTATAAAACTTTCCCAGAAGATTCATATTTGAAAGAAGCAGATCCAATCAGGCTGATCCGAAAAGGCGGCCAGGATCATTATCTATTAGCTTATGACAGAGAAGAAAAGACCAAAAAAAGATTTGTTCTACCTAAGATCTTATCTGTGGAACTCCTACAAGGAGATCCACTTTACCAGGCAAGAGGTGCTAAAAAAGAAACAGAAGAAGATCTAATCACACACGCAGGATTATTTCCAGTCCACGAACCCAAAAATGTGGAGTGGATCTGCAAAGAAGAAGGTCTCGTAAAAGCAAAACTATTCCTGACAGGAATTAAATATGCCGAAGAGAAAAATAAACTCAGTTTCCAATCTACCAATCTGGAAGGTTTATTACCGTTCTTATGGAGATGGCCGGATGCAATCGAAACAGTTCTTCCTGAAGAATTGAATTCAGTCTTCCGAAACTCAGTAAAACAGATCTCAGAACTCTACGAAAAAGTATAA
- a CDS encoding M48 family metallopeptidase, with protein MKLKNILFSLFSLQILLTLVMKYFSYQGDLSPELHERILKYFTQDDINSGIDYERRGFFVSIIGSLLDFALAGAFVFSPISVKLEEYFRRKTGERFYLTVFLFFISFYLVEFIISLPFSYYFGYVIEHEFQFSNMSVTDWILFKAKSFGLGFLFGGLVVLVVAFVLKNLPRAWKYILPILSLGFGLLMSVLYPIIITPIFYDYGPIQDGSLKTKILALSQKANIQVENIYVINESKYSGHTNAYFTGWGESKKIFLYDTLINNHTEEEVVSVLGHEIGHWVHNHQMIEIALSTLETFLLCFLLGYVFQKVKEEGLIPLKEFYSPSSLPFLFLILSLVGTILGPFSATLSRVLETQADREALVLTNDKKSFISTEIKLAKDNKSRLNPHKLEVIFEHSHPTTLERIEFAEGWK; from the coding sequence ATGAAACTTAAAAACATTTTATTTTCTTTATTCTCCCTACAGATCTTACTCACACTCGTAATGAAATATTTCTCCTACCAAGGCGATCTATCTCCGGAATTACATGAAAGAATTCTAAAGTATTTTACCCAAGATGATATAAATTCAGGGATAGACTATGAAAGAAGGGGATTTTTTGTTTCTATCATTGGTTCCTTGCTTGATTTTGCTTTGGCGGGAGCATTCGTATTTTCCCCAATCTCAGTAAAGTTAGAGGAATACTTCCGCAGAAAAACGGGAGAAAGATTTTACCTTACAGTATTTCTATTCTTCATTTCCTTCTATCTTGTAGAATTTATTATTTCTCTACCGTTCAGCTATTATTTCGGATATGTGATAGAACACGAATTTCAATTCTCCAATATGAGCGTAACTGATTGGATCTTATTTAAAGCAAAATCATTCGGGCTCGGATTTCTATTTGGCGGATTAGTAGTCCTCGTAGTTGCATTCGTGCTTAAAAATCTTCCACGTGCTTGGAAATATATACTTCCTATCTTGTCACTTGGCTTCGGACTTCTAATGTCTGTATTGTACCCAATTATCATCACTCCTATCTTTTACGATTACGGTCCTATCCAAGATGGAAGTTTAAAAACAAAAATATTGGCTCTCAGCCAAAAAGCAAATATCCAAGTAGAGAATATCTACGTGATCAACGAGAGCAAATACTCGGGTCACACAAATGCATACTTCACCGGTTGGGGAGAAAGTAAAAAAATCTTCTTATATGATACACTTATCAACAACCACACAGAAGAAGAAGTGGTAAGCGTACTAGGACACGAAATAGGTCACTGGGTGCACAATCATCAAATGATAGAGATCGCGCTTAGCACATTAGAAACTTTCTTACTATGCTTCTTACTCGGATATGTATTCCAAAAAGTAAAAGAAGAAGGATTGATCCCATTAAAAGAATTTTATTCTCCTTCTTCCTTACCATTTCTGTTTTTGATACTATCCCTTGTTGGAACAATACTTGGACCATTTTCCGCAACACTCTCTAGAGTTCTGGAAACCCAAGCCGACAGAGAAGCACTCGTGCTAACCAATGACAAAAAATCATTCATTAGCACTGAAATCAAGCTGGCAAAAGACAATAAATCCAGATTGAATCCTCACAAACTGGAAGTGATCTTCGAACATTCTCATCCAACTACTTTGGAAAGGATAGAATTCGCAGAAGGCTGGAAATAA
- a CDS encoding DJ-1/PfpI family protein, whose product MKHLSLQPNRFLKSIYGSLAFLLLFGTVEYGISSETSKVQTQEEVSKIPSYQPRFGRKQPVIVVIGENRMTELTDFMIPYGVLTSAKIAKVLSVFPKTGPVQMFPALKIEAEKSFELFDSEYPEGADYVIVPAVHYSDDPALLSFVQKQSAKGSTIIGVCDGVWVLANAGVLKDHKATGHWFSFSNLEKEFPETTWIKDRRYIADRKIVTTTGITASIPVSLALIEAISGKEKASEIASSLGAKDWKPTHKSSDFYLGGKDMYIAAKNYLGFWNYENLGVRVSDGMDEVVLALQADSFSRTYRSEVFSVSDQKQIRTKSGLLLHVDKTQSEAANLDSILENLNGIAAATAYDKNLAEIESKYGTNTAAFVALQMEYPWRK is encoded by the coding sequence ATGAAACATCTTAGCCTCCAACCAAATCGTTTTTTGAAATCCATCTACGGGAGTTTGGCTTTCTTGCTCTTGTTCGGAACTGTAGAATACGGAATATCTTCTGAAACTTCGAAAGTCCAAACCCAAGAAGAAGTTTCCAAAATCCCAAGCTACCAACCTAGATTCGGCAGAAAACAACCAGTCATTGTTGTAATCGGTGAGAACCGAATGACTGAGCTAACTGATTTTATGATCCCTTATGGAGTTTTAACTTCTGCGAAAATCGCAAAGGTACTCTCTGTTTTCCCTAAAACTGGCCCGGTCCAAATGTTTCCTGCACTAAAAATAGAAGCGGAGAAGTCTTTTGAGCTTTTTGATTCAGAATATCCTGAAGGCGCGGATTATGTGATCGTACCTGCAGTCCATTATTCGGATGATCCCGCCCTTCTATCTTTTGTACAAAAACAATCTGCAAAAGGTTCTACGATTATAGGAGTATGCGACGGAGTTTGGGTGCTCGCAAATGCAGGTGTTTTGAAAGATCATAAGGCAACCGGTCATTGGTTTTCTTTTTCTAATTTAGAGAAAGAGTTTCCTGAGACTACATGGATCAAGGATAGAAGGTACATTGCAGATCGAAAGATCGTTACTACTACTGGAATCACTGCTTCTATTCCAGTTTCCTTGGCTTTAATAGAAGCAATTTCCGGAAAAGAAAAAGCATCAGAAATTGCGTCTAGCTTAGGAGCTAAAGATTGGAAACCCACTCATAAAAGTTCTGATTTTTATTTAGGCGGCAAAGATATGTATATTGCTGCGAAAAATTATCTGGGCTTTTGGAATTATGAAAACTTAGGTGTTCGGGTTTCCGATGGAATGGACGAAGTAGTACTCGCTCTACAAGCGGATTCTTTTTCCAGAACGTATAGATCGGAAGTATTTTCTGTTTCAGATCAAAAACAAATCCGAACCAAGAGTGGTTTATTATTACATGTAGACAAAACGCAGTCAGAAGCCGCCAATTTAGATTCTATTTTAGAAAATCTGAATGGAATAGCGGCTGCAACTGCCTATGATAAAAATCTCGCAGAGATTGAATCCAAATACGGAACAAACACTGCAGCATTTGTGGCTCTACAGATGGAATATCCTTGGAGGAAGTAG